The genome window TACCACCCCCACACGATGTCGGGATGTGCCCTGAACGCTTCAGGCGTCGCCAATGCCTGCGCATCAAAGCGCGACCACAAGCCTGTCAATGCGTCGCGGAATGTGGCGATGCCGCTTTCGGCAGAGACGCCGGCGCCCGTAAACACGACGACGCGCTGCGCGGCGTGCAGCGCTTGCACTAAAGCGGGTGGAATATCGTGATGCGTGTTTTTCATTTCCAACCTTGTAGACAGTCCGATACGCTGCACGCGCAGGCGCGCCCCTGTCAAGCAACGCTTTGGGGTGCGCGCCAGGTCAGTGAAAGCAACATCAGTGCAGAAGTGTCCCGAATGGTGGATACTATTTTTCCCATCTGGGATTTCTGCCAGCCTATTGGAGATTAGCAATGCCAGAATCACCCGCCGGCCTGGACCGGCTTCGCAGCTTTATCGCCACTGCGACGCGCCTGGCGGCGCCCGAGGCCTTGGCGCAGTCGCCGGCATTGCAGGCCGCGTTCGCCGATCTGGTGCGCCATGATGACTGGCTCCCCGTTGCCTGTACCGCGCCGCATCCTCAGTACTACCAGCAGTATCTGCTGCACTGCGATCCGTTGGAACGGTTTTCTCTGGTCAGTTTTGTCTGGGGGCCGGGGCAGTTCACGCCAGTGCATGACCACGAGGTCTGGGGCTACGTGGGTATGCTGCGCGGTGCGGAGATCAATCAGCGTTACGTGCGCGAGGCGGGCGGGCGTCTGGTCCAGGCTGGTGAAGCGTCCACCCTGCAACCGGGAGACGTCGAGCGCCTGTCGCCTGAAGAAGGGGATATCCACCGCGTGTCCAACGCCTTTGCCGATCGCGTGTCGATCAGCGTGCATATGTACGGCGGCAATATCGGCGCGGTGTCGCGCCACGTCTATGATCCGGCGACAGGGCAAGCCAAGCCCTTTGTGTCCGGCTATTCATCACCCAGCCTGCCAAATCTTTGGGACCGCTCGGAAGCCGTGCGCGCTACGATTCCCGCGCTTCGCGGTTAAGTGCCTTCGCGCGATCAGCCCGGACAGCGCTGTTCGCGGGTTGCGTCTCGTGCTATGTTCCTGTCCTAAATATTAGGAAAAACGAAGATGGACAAGACGCTACTCAAGGGGTTGATGGTGTTAGAGGCGGTGACCGATGTGGACAATCCGCCTCGTACCATCGATGCGCTGGCCGCCCGCGTTGGCCTCACGCGCAGCAACACGCATCGCACATTGCAGACGTTGATTCACGCTGGCTACGTGATCAAGGACGATGATGGGGGCGGCTATCGCGGTGCAGTGCGCCTGTTTGAGCTTGCTGCCCGGCAGCTGGCGCAGCTGGACGTGCGCAAGCTGGCCGCGCCGTTTATGCGCACGCTGGCTGACCAGACGGGCGAGACCGTGCATCTGTCGGTGCTGGACGGGTTCGATGTGGTTTATGTGGACAAGATAGACAGCCCGCAGCCCATTCGCGCCTATTCGATGGTGGGCGGCCGCGCACCCGCTTACGCCGTGGCCACCGGCAAGGCATTGCTGGCGTATCAGCCTGAAGGGTATGTCGAGCGTTACGCCGAGCAGCTGGTCCGGCACACGCCGTCGACCATCGTGTCGATGCCGCTGCTAAAAGACGAGTTGCGCAAGATCGCTCGCGCCGG of Achromobacter seleniivolatilans contains these proteins:
- a CDS encoding cysteine dioxygenase, whose translation is MPESPAGLDRLRSFIATATRLAAPEALAQSPALQAAFADLVRHDDWLPVACTAPHPQYYQQYLLHCDPLERFSLVSFVWGPGQFTPVHDHEVWGYVGMLRGAEINQRYVREAGGRLVQAGEASTLQPGDVERLSPEEGDIHRVSNAFADRVSISVHMYGGNIGAVSRHVYDPATGQAKPFVSGYSSPSLPNLWDRSEAVRATIPALRG
- a CDS encoding IclR family transcriptional regulator; the protein is MDKTLLKGLMVLEAVTDVDNPPRTIDALAARVGLTRSNTHRTLQTLIHAGYVIKDDDGGGYRGAVRLFELAARQLAQLDVRKLAAPFMRTLADQTGETVHLSVLDGFDVVYVDKIDSPQPIRAYSMVGGRAPAYAVATGKALLAYQPEGYVERYAEQLVRHTPSTIVSMPLLKDELRKIARAGYAVNRGEWREGVGGLAVTLFNSLDQPVAAVGISGPLDRLSAARMKQLAPDVSACAQSISQGMGYRRGYLDQ